TTCTTAACAGCAGTTTTCACTTCATCGTCATTGCCATATCGGTTGCCCTGGAGTCCTTCTTTCATTGGACCAAAGAGATGGTAGTCTGACAGTGCCAAATCAGGATAATATGGCGAATGTGGTATCACAGTCCATCCAAATGAAGTGATGACCTCCATGGCCCTGATGCTTGTGGAAGGAcgtgcattgtcatgctggcGGAGCACGTTTGCCATGTCCAAGTTGGGCCGAACATGTCGAATTCTTGCTTTGAGCTTCCTAAGAGTCTCAATGTATACCTCCACAAACCAAAtccacaaaccctaaccctcagaggggtttctccctctgcaacaaggaatttGATGACAGAGGGGCAGCCACTTTGAAAGCTtgtttaaactttaaaaaatctgaaaataagaaaaacacatataacaatcgcaaaaaggtgtctcctatcatgtttgtgccaaatatgaacaagattggtaaaatcctgtacgagcaatgcaccCCTAACCCCAAAAAACTAATATTTGTGAGCCAATCATAATTTTCCATACTTACGTAATTATATTATTGATGATTTAGAATTTTTGTAATTTTGGGTCTACTGTTTCAAATATTAGCGGTAAAAAGTGTAGTTTGAAAGAGGGAGAGTATTGTATAAATAATGGCACTCAACTTGAGAGTTAAATCAGgtgagccaatacttttggaaaTACTGTGGATCCACATCATACAAGGATTGGACAAAGCACCGATACTGCCAATCTTCATCAGGATTTGAGGAAACTTTACAGACTACAATTGACCTGCATGAACAATCTGATGAAGGCAGCGTGGTTGACGGGCAAAACAGTCATTGGCCACTGCTTCTCACCCCAatacacatgtgtcccttaatctTATCCTTGcgagcgaatctttgaccacaaactgagcaggaaaaaggtttttcaccagtgtgggttcttgtgtgtacttttaagtGCTGAATTtgagtgaatccttgaccacaaactgagcaggaaaaaggtttttcaccagtgtgggttcttgtgtgtgtttgCAAGTTTATCTTTTCAGTGAAActgtgaccacaaactgagcaggaaaaaggtttttctccggtgTGCGTTCTTATGTGTGTTTGTAAGTGATGCTTTTTAGCgaaacctcgaccacaaactgagcaggaaaaaggtttttcaccagtgtgggttgttGTGTGTCCTTTTAAGTGGTGAATTtgagtgaatccttgaccacaaactgagcaggaaaaaggtttttctcctgtGTGGGTCCTTTCGTGTATTTGTAAGTTATGCTTTTTCGCGAAACCtcgatcacaaactgagcaggaaaaaggtttttcgccagtgtgggttcttgtgtgtcggtTTAAGTTGCTCTTGTGACTGAatgtttgaccacaaactgagcagacgaaaggtttttcaccagtgtgcctCCTCATATCCATACGACAATTATAGTTATTAGCAAAGGTTCTCCCATGGTGAGATTTCTTATGACCATCATCTTTGTAAGGTGAGTGTGATGTGGCGCCATTTCCATCTGATGGTGCGATGAAAATGTGTGCTTGCGATCCTGCTGTTGAGGTGCTGCTTGGAGGCTCCGTCTCTCTGCTGGTCTCACTCAGACCATCCTTGGTAttcaagggctcaccagtcGACATGGTGATATCACACTCCTCTTTAATGTATGGCATCTctacctcctcctttttgattggaagttgtACTTCTCTCTTTAGCTGTTGAGCGTCAGGACCAAAATATTTGCGTaaacctgcaagacacaagaagACAAATGATATATTTTATGGACCGTCTATCCAGCTACTAGGCCGTGAGGTTAGACTACCTAAGTACCTTTCTACCTGGGTGTGGTAGAAAGAGGTTACTGTTTGCAAATGCTGCTGCTGATACCTGAAGCTAAAGGTGGAGAAAAATCCCCAAGTGATAACTGAGGAACTACGACAGGAAttgtcattggaaagtattcagGTTTCATCTCAGACAATAAAATGCACACAGCGAAATGATGGGTTCCATGCAAGAACCCTCCCCTCCCCCGCTGACTCCAAAGCACTAAagccaaaaaagaaaagaacattcTATCTACTGTGAAGCACAGTGGTGGGGGGGCAGTAATgaattggggttgttttgcttctaCAGCTACAGGGAATCTTTAGCGTGTGCAAGGTATTATGAATCAAGTTCAATCTTGGATGCAAATGTCATGCAGTCATTGACAAAGCAGAGGCTTGGGTGAGGTTggaccttccaacaggacaatgatcctatgcatacctcaacatctaccacatcttggttgcaaaagaagtgctggaagattctggagtggccatcgCAATCACTACTTAAATCTTACTGAAAGCCTCTAGTGGTACTTGAAGAAGGCAGTTGCAGCATGCAAGCCCAAAAATTTTAATAAACTGGAGGCCTTTGCCCATGAGGAATGGACAAAGATACTGGTGTCAAGCTATGCTTCACGATTAAAGGATGTGATTGTTGCAAAGGATGTTGTACTAAGTACTAAAGTTCTACATACCTAGggagttgaataattttgtcaatcaagtaccgtaatttcccaaatataacgtgcacttttcccccccaaaatcaacttgtaaaatcatggtgcacattataaactggtacatggatggagatagaatatatatatacgtataaaccgttttttttatttatttatttatttacacggccacgttgtgttaaagaaacgtatgcggcgacccgttgccgaccattacggtacgtgatgtcaccattttgtttcggtaatacttcactctaatcggccgaatgatttcgtctgtgttaaattctgcttttttcactcttcataaagcacagaatttagtttcttgaactcatttgagtcaacgtttattacagctacgcaactcggaccataacaaatgtaagcacacagacttctgtgtccgtcaactatatctgtccctcgggaaactcaaacccaaataacaatagttcctattgttactgtcgtgttgacagcgatgcgctctcacggatttccgacttacgttctcactttcgtttaaccgtatcaatccatggaagaaacatttattcatcatgataaaACGAGCAAGTAATACagtagcctttaaaagaaaagtcacatctgttttgttttctcctagattctggtaagttggagaagttgtcaaatcatattattaccgtaaatattgtcagtttatggtaatgttgagaactaccaatgtgctatgcttgtgctgtgtttcaccagtcagtaaaattacatttctgtatctgtacacaagctctgttttcttgtattcttctatctattggtgctaaaattagg
This sequence is a window from Corythoichthys intestinalis isolate RoL2023-P3 chromosome 13, ASM3026506v1, whole genome shotgun sequence. Protein-coding genes within it:
- the LOC130927872 gene encoding gastrula zinc finger protein XlCGF26.1-like encodes the protein MSDVNQAHRPERQESPRMGEEEESPYIKKVEEEFVHIKEEQEQYFIRVVNPHIEEQQQPHPLKKEEEDPPYVKVVVVDIPKWTDEPLKGEDAGVSEASRGTEPQNGSNSSSKERSQADNLIARPSESDDFTSHSLFCLRKYFGPDAQQLKREVQLPIKKEEVEMPYIKEECDITMSTGEPLNTKDGLSETSRETEPPSSTSTAGSQAHIFIAPSDGNGATSHSPYKDDGHKKSHHGRTFANNYNCRMDMRRHTGEKPFVCSVCGQTFSHKSNLNRHTRTHTGEKPFSCSVCDRGFAKKHNLQIHERTHTGEKPFSCSVCGQGFTQIHHLKGHTTTHTGEKPFSCSVCGRGFAKKHHLQTHIRTHTGEKPFSCSVCGHSFTEKINLQTHTRTHTGEKPFSCSVCGQGFTQIQHLKVHTRTHTGEKPFSCSVCGQRFARKDKIKGHMCIGVRSSGQ